One window of Doryrhamphus excisus isolate RoL2022-K1 chromosome 13, RoL_Dexc_1.0, whole genome shotgun sequence genomic DNA carries:
- the eml5 gene encoding echinoderm microtubule-associated protein-like 5 isoform X1, translated as MADRTAPNCHLRLEWVYGYRGHQCRNNLYYTAAKEIVYFVAGVGVVYNTREHKQKFYLGHNDDIISLALHPERVLVATGQVGKEPYICVWDSYTVQTVSILKDVHTHGIACLAFDLEGQCLVSVGLDSKNTICVWDWRRGKVLAAAPGHTDRIFDISWDLYQPSKLVSCGVKHIKFWSLCGNALTPKRGVFGKTGDLQTILCLACAKDEVTYSGALNGDIYVWKGINLMRTVQGAHGSGIFSMNACEEGFATGGRDGCVRLWDLNFKPITVIDLRETDQGYKVARGENSRGLSVRSVCWRGDHILVGTQDSEIFEVVVHDRNKPFLIMQGHCEGELWALAVHPTKPLAMTGSDDRSVRIWSLIDHALIARCNMEEPIRCAAVSTDGIHLALGMKDGSFTVLRVRDMTEVVHIKDRKEAIHELKYSPDGAHLAVGSNDNSVDIYGVVQRYKKVGECIGSNSFITHMDWSTDSKFLQTNDGSVRRLFYRMPSGKEVTNREELKLVQWASWTCVLGPEVNGIWPKYSDINDINSVDANFNNQVLVTADDYGLVKLLRYPCIKKGAKCKKYFGHSAHITNARWSHDYQWVITIGGADHSVFQWKFVPERKSKEALHIAPQETLADSNSEESDSDQSDVPEMDSEIEQETQLTYRRQVYKEDLPQLKEQCKEKHRATAMKKRERAPGSGLKLHFIHGYRGYDCRSNLFYTQTGEIVYHVAAVGIVYNRQQNSQRFYMGHDDDILCLAIHPLKDFVATGQVGRDASIHIWDTETLKPMSVLKGFHQLGVCTLDFSADGKRLASVGLDDNHTIVLWDWRKGEKLSAMCGSKDKVFVVKINPYLPDKLITAGVKHMKFWHKAGGGLIGRKGNMGKTETMMCAVYGWSEEMVFSGTCTGDICIWRDMFLMKTVKAHDGPVFSMHALEKGFVTGGKDGIVALWDDTFERCLKTYAIKRAVLAPGSKGLLLEDNPSIRAISLGHGHILVGTKNGEILEVDKSGPITLLVQGHMEGEVWGLATHPHLPLCATVSDDRTLRIWDLSPSHCMLAVRKLRKGGRCCCFSPDGKALAVGLNDGSFLIVNADTLEDLVSFHHRKDIITDIKFSPGSGKYLAVASGDTFVDIYNVMSSKRVGVCKGCLNSITHLDWDRRGKLVQVNTSAKEQFFFEAPRGKRQTIPATEVEKIDWSTWTCVLGTSVEGVWPVISEVTEVTSACLSNDKKVLAAGDDLGYIKLFRYPVKGKFAKFKRYVAHSTHVTNVRWTHEDSLLVTAGGRDTCLMIWAHEPETHRELRQCDSEESDIESEDDGGYDSDVTKENEINYTIKALSTNMRPMTGVKPHLQLKEPSVDERQGVVRGSRPPVSRALPQPEKLQTNNVGKKKRPIDDLVLELVFGYRGNDCRNNVHYLNEGADIIYHTASVGIVLNLTTSCQSFYVEHSDDILCLTINQHPKFPNVVATGQVGDTGDMSATSPSIHVWDAMTKQTLSVLRCFHSGGVCSVSFSATGKLLLSVGLDSEHTVTIWKWQEGAKVASRIGHTQRIFVAEFRPDSDTHFVSVGIKHVRFWTLAGRAVLSKKGVLSSIEDARMQTMLSVAFGANNLTFTGTISGDVCVWKDHILVRIVAKAHTGPVFTMYTTLRDGLIVTGGKERPSKEGGALKLWDQELKRCRAFRLETGQVIDCVRSVCRGKGKILVGTRNAEIIEVGEKNAACNILVNGHMDGPIWGLGTHPTRDVFLSAAEDGTVRLWDIPEKKMLNKVNLGHPARTINYSPEGDMVAIGMKNGEFIILLVASLKIWGKKRDRRSSIQDIRFSPNSRFLAVGSTESAVDFYDLTLGPQLNRINSCRDIPSFVMQMDFSADSMYIQVSTGAYKRLVYEVPSGKQVTEQSHIDRITWATWTSVLGDEVVGIWSRNTDKADVTCACVSHSGLNVVTGDDFGMVKLFDFPCPDKFAKHKRFLGHSAHLTNIRITNGDRFVVSAGGDDRSLFVWRCVHAPH; from the exons ATGGCTGACAGAACTGCTCCCAACTGCCACCTGAGATTGGAGTGGGTGTATGGATACCGGGGACACCAGTGCCGCAACAACCTCTACTACACCGCCGCCAAGGAGATCGTCTACTTCGTGGCCGGCGTGGGAGTGGTGTACAACACCCGAGAGCACAAGCAGAAATTCTACCTGGGCCACaacgatgacatcatcag TTTAGCTCTGCATCCTGAGCGCGTGTTGGTCGCTACGGGACAGGTGGGCAAGGAGCCTTACATCTGCGTGTGGGACTCCTACACTGTGCAGACCGTGTCCATCCTCAAGGACGTGCACACTCACGGCATTGCCTGCCTTGCCTTTGACCTTGAAGGACAG TGCTTGGTGTCTGTGGGTTTGGACTCGAAAAACACAATCTGTGTGTGGGACTGGAGGCGAGGGAAGGTTCTGGCAGCCGCACCGGGACATACAGACAGG ATATTTGACATATCGTGGGATTTGTACCAGCCGAGCAAGCTTGTAAGCTGCGGAGTCAAACATATCAAG TTCTGGAGCTTATGCGGTAATGCTCTCACACCCAAACGTGGCGTTTTCGGCAAAACGGGGGATCTCCAAACAATCCTATGCTTGGCCTGCGCCAAGGATGAGGTGACGTATTCGGGTGCGTTGAACGGAGATATCTATGTGTGGAAAGGCATCAACCTGATGAGGACGGTGCAGGGAGCTCATGGG tcAGGGATTTTCAGCATGAACGCTTGTGAAGAGGGTTTCGCCACCGGGGGCAGAGATGGTTGCGTCCGCCTGTGGGATCTCAACTTCAAACCAATTACTGTCATTGATCTCAGGGAAACAGACCAAGGATATAAAG TAGCTAGAGGTGAAAATAGCAGAG GGCTGTCTGTGCGTAGTGTGTGCTGGCGGGGGGACCACATCCTGGTGGGCACGCAGGATAGCGAGATCTTCGAGGTGGTAGTCCACGACCGCAACAAACCTTTCCTCATCATGCAGGGTCATTGCGAGGGCGAACTATGGGCGCTGGCCGTGCACCCCACTAAGCCTTTGGCCATGACGGGCAGCGACGACCGCTCAGTCAG GATATGGAGCCTCATAGATCATGCACTAATAGCACGCTGTAACATGGAGGAGCCCATCCGCTGTGCAGCTGTCAGCACTGACGGTATTCATTTGGCCCTAGGAATGAAGGATGGCTCATTCACTGTCCTCAGAGTCAG AGATATGACTGAAGTGGTCCACATCAAGGACAGAAAAGAGGCTATACATGAGCTGAAGTACTCCCCTGATGGCGCCCATTTGGCTGTCGGCTCCAATGACAACTCGGTGGACATTTACGGTGTGGTGCAGCGGTACAAGAAAGTCGGCGAGTGCATTGGATCCAATAGCTTCATTACACACATGGACTGGTCCACCGATAGCAAGTTCTTGCAGACAAACGATGGCAGCGTCAGGAGGCTGTTTTATAGGATGCCAA GTGGTAAGGAAGTGACCAACAGGGAGGAGCTGAAGCTGGTGCAGTGGGCGTCGTGGACATGTGTGCTAGGCCCTGAAGTGAACGGAATATGGCCCAAGTACTCGGATATCAATGATATCAACTCAGTGGACGCCAACTTTAACAACCAAGTCTTAGTAACAGCAGACGACTACGGATTAGTCAAACTTTTACGATATCCGTGTATTAAAAAAG gtgcaaaatgtaaaaaatatttcgGTCACTCGGCACATATAACTAATGCCAGATGGTCACATGACTACCAGTGGGTTATAACAATCGGCGGAGCGGATCACTCCGTGTTCCAGTGGAAGTTTGTTCCTGAGAGAAAGTCAAAAGAAGCTCTGCACATTGCACCACAAG AGACATTAGCGGACTCTAACAGCGAAGAATCAGACTCTGATCAGTCAGATGTACCTGAAATGGACTCGGAAATTGAGCAGGAGACGCAGCTCACATATAGACGACAG GTTTATAAAGAAGACCTACCTCAGCTCAAAGAGCAGTGTAAAGAGAAACATCGAGCAACAGCAATGAAAAAACGAGAGCGGGCACCTGGGAGTGGCTTGAAGCTGCACTTTATTCATGG ctacAGGGGCTATGACTGCAGAAGTAATCTGTTCTACACCCAGACCGGTGAGATCGTCTACCATGTGGCTGCCGTTGGGATTGTGTACAACAGACAGCAGAACTCCCAGCGTTTTTACATGGGTCATGATGATGATATTCTCTGTTTGGCTATCCATCCCCTAAAGGACTTCGTAGCGACAGGCCAG GTTGGCCGAGATGCCTCCATCCACATATGGGACACAGAAACCTTAAAACCGATGTCTGTGTTGAAGGGTTTCCACCAGCTTGGAGTGTGCACTTTGGATTTTTCAG CGGATGGAAAGCGTCTGGCCTCGGTGGGCCTGGATGACAATCACACCATCGTGCTGTGGGACTGGAGAAAAGGGGAAAAACTCTCGGCCATGTG tgGAAGCAAAGACAAGGTGTTTGTGGTGAAAATAAATCCTTACCTGCCTGACAAGCTCATCACTGCCGGTGTGAAGCATATGAAGTTTTGGCATAAAGCTG GTGGTGGACTAATTGGACGCAAGGGGAACATGGGGAAGACGGAGACTATGATGTGTGCTGTCTACGGTTGGTCGGAGGAGATGGTGTTCTCGGGAACGTGTACCGGTGATATTTGCATCTGGAGAGACATGTTCCTGATGAAGACTGTCAAAGCCCATGACGGTCCGGTTTTTAGTATGCATGCGCTTGAAAAG GGATTTGTGACCGGAGGGAAGGATGGTATAGTCGCGCTCTGGGATGACACATTTGAAAGATGCCTCAAGACCTATGCCATCAAGAGGGCAGTCCTAGCTCCGGGCTCTAAGG GCTTGCTTTTGGAGGACAACCCATCCATACGTGCCATATCTCTTGGCCATGGTCATATTTTAGTAGGAACCAAGAATGGAGAGATCCTGGAGGTGGACAAGAGTGGCCCTATTACGCTGCTTGTCCAG GGTCACATGGAAGGCGAAGTCTGGGGCCTGGCCACCCATCCCCATCTCCCTCTTTGTGCCACCGTCAGTGATGACAGAACCCTGCGCATATGGGACCTGTCCCCCAGCCACTGCATGCTGGCTGTGCGCAAGCTCAGGAAAG GtggccgctgctgctgcttctcccCTGATGGCAAAGCCTTGGCAGTCGGTCTGAACGACGGCAGCTTTCTCATCGTCAACGCAGACACCCTGGAGGACCTGGTGTCCTTCCACCACCGCAAGGACATCATCACAGACATCAAATTTTCTCCAG GTTCCGGCAAGTACCTCGCAGTGGCATCAGGTGATACTTTTGTGGATATTTACAACGTAATGAGCAGCAAACGCGTCGGCGTGTGCAAAGGATGCCTCAACTCCATCACCCATTTGGATTGGGACAGGAGAG GAAAACTAGTCCAAGTCAATACCAGTGCCAAAGAGCAGTTTTTCTTCGAGGCTCCTCGTGGGAAGAGGCAGACCATCCCTGCTACAGAG GTGGAGAAGATCGACTGGAGTACGTGGACGTGCGTCCTCGGGACGTCGGTTGAGGGCGTCTGGCCTGTGATCAGTGAGGTCACAGAGGTGACCTCTGCTTGCCTTAGTAATGACAAGAAAGTGCTTGCTGCTGGAGACGATTTAGGATACATCAAGCTCTTCAGATATCCAGTCAAG GGGAAGTTTGCAAAGTTCAAACGCTACGTGGCGCACAGTACTCATGTTACCAATGTGCGGTGGACCCACGAAGACAGCCTCTTAGTGACGGCTGGCGGCAGAGACACATGCCTCATGATCTGGGCTCATGAGCCCGAGACCCATCGGGAACTCAGACAGTGTGACAGCGAGGAATCAGACATTGAGAGCGAGGATGATGGAG GTTATGACAGCGATGTGACAAAGGAGAATGAGATCAACTACACCATCAAAGCCTTATCCACCAACATGCGCCCCATGACTGGTGTTAAACCTCACCTTCAGCTGAAAGAGCCTTCTGTGGACGAGAG ACAGGGTGTCGTCAG AGGGTCAAG GCCTCCTGTCAGCAGAGCCCTACCACAGCCTGAGAAGCTGCAGACCAACAATGTGGGGAAAAAGAAGAGACCCATAGAT GACCTGGTGTTGGAGCTGGTTTTCGGTTACCGTGGCAATGACTGCCGCAATAACGTGCACTACCTGAACGAGGGGGCCGACATCATCTACCACACAGCCTCGGTTGGCATCGTGCTCAACTTGACCACAT CTTGCCAAAGTTTCTACGTTGAACACAGCGATGACATTCTGTGCCTGACAATCAACCAACATCCCAAATTCCCCAACGTGGTGGCAACTGGCCAAGTAG gtgacaCTGGTGACATGTCAG CCACATCTCCATCTATTCACGTGTGGGATGCCATGACCAAGCAAACGCTATCAGTGCTGCGCTGTTTCCACTCGGGTGGGGTCTGCTCTGTCAGCTTCAGCGCCACGGGGAAGCTCCTTCTGTCCGTGGGCCTGGACTCGGAGCACACCGTCACCATCTGGAAGTGGCAGGAAG GTGCCAAAGTAGCCAGCCGGATCGGTCACACTCAGAGGATTTTTGTGGCTGAATTCCGTCCCGACTCGGACACTCactttgtctcagtggggaTCAAGCATGTCCGCTTCTGGACGTTGGCGGGCCGAGCGGTGCTCAGTAAAAAAGGAGTGCTGAGCTCCATAGAGGACGCCCGTATGCAGACCATGCTATCTGTGGCATTTGGGGCG aatAACTTGACATTTACAGGTACCATAAGTGGAGATGTATGTGTGTGGAAAGATCACATTCTAGTCAGGATAGTGGCCAAAGCCCACACGGGCCCCGTGTTCACCATGTACACCACACTGAGAGATGGCCTCATTGTCACTGGAGGCAAGGAGAGACC ATCAAAGGAAGGCGGAGCTCTCAAGCTCTGGGATCAGGAGTTAAAACGCTGCAGAGCCTTTCGGTTAGAAACCGGACAGGTCATAGACTGCGTGCGTTCCGTATGCAGAGGAAAG GGTAAAATCCTCGTGGGAACCAGGAATGCAGAAATTATTGAAGTAGGGGAGAAGAATGCAGCATGCAACATCTTAGTCAATGGACACATGGACGGGCCCATTTGGGGTTTGGGTACACATCCAACCAGAGATGTGTTTCTGTCTGCTGCAGAGGACGGGACAGTTCGACTTTGGGACATTCCGGAGAAG AAGATGCTGAATAAGGTGAACTTGGGTCACCCGGCACGCACCATAAACTACAGTCCTGAAGGAGACATGGTGGCCATTGGCATGAAGAATGGAGAGTTCATCATCCTGCTGGTTGCTTCTCTCAAAATCTGGGGCAAGAAAAGAGACCGGCGCTCGTCTATCCAGGATATTAG GTTCAGCCCAAATTCCCGCTTCTTGGCAGTCGGCTCCACCGAGAGCGCTGTCGACTTCTACGACCTTACACTCGGTCCGCAGCTGAACCGCATCAACTCCTGTCGGGACATCCCCAGCTTTGTCATGCAGATGGACTTCTCTGCAGACAGCATGTACATTCAG GTATCCACCGGTGCTTACAAGCGTCTGGTGTACGAGGTGCCATCAGGGAAGCAGGTCACAGAGCAGTCCCACATTGACAGGATCACCTGGGCCACCTGGACCAG CGTCCTTGGGGATGAGGTGGTTGGCATCTGGTCCCGTAACACCGACAAAGCAGATGTCACCTGTGCCTGCGTGTCTCACTCGGGCCTGAATGTGGTCACAGGTGATGACTTTGGAATGGTAAAGCTGTTTGACTTCCCGTGTCCGGACAAGTTT gcAAAACATAAACGCTTTTTGGGTCATTCAGCTCACTTGACAAACATCCGCATCACAAACGGAGACCGCTTTGTGGTGAGCGCTGGTGGAGATGACAGAAG CCTTTTTGTGTGGAGGTGTGTCCACGCCCCCCACTGA